Proteins encoded in a region of the Acidimicrobiales bacterium genome:
- a CDS encoding nitroreductase family protein — protein MTLDLTLDELLTTTRAVRKRLDLERPVEREVIQECIEIGLQAPSASNTQDWNWMVVTDPERKRGLADLYRDIFEQFYVPLPIQPFEPDDPRGSRQEAVRSSAMYLADHFHEVPALVIPLHKGRADGLDAASAAAFWGSILPSVWNFMLALRARGLGSAWTTMHLYHEREAAELLGIPFDGWTQVGLFPVAYTKGTDFKPAPRIPTDDLIHWDTW, from the coding sequence GTGACCCTCGACCTCACCCTCGACGAGCTCCTCACCACCACCCGCGCCGTCCGCAAGCGCCTCGACCTCGAGCGCCCGGTCGAGCGCGAGGTCATCCAGGAGTGCATCGAGATCGGCCTGCAGGCGCCGTCGGCGTCGAACACCCAGGACTGGAACTGGATGGTCGTCACCGACCCCGAGCGCAAGCGGGGCCTGGCCGACCTCTACCGCGACATCTTCGAGCAGTTCTACGTCCCGCTGCCGATCCAGCCCTTCGAGCCCGACGACCCCCGCGGCTCACGCCAGGAGGCGGTGCGTTCGTCGGCGATGTACCTGGCCGACCACTTCCACGAGGTGCCCGCCCTGGTCATCCCGCTCCACAAGGGCCGGGCCGACGGCCTCGACGCCGCGTCCGCCGCCGCGTTCTGGGGCTCGATCCTGCCCTCGGTGTGGAACTTCATGCTCGCCCTGCGCGCTCGGGGCCTCGGCAGCGCGTGGACGACGATGCACCTCTACCACGAGCGCGAGGCGGCCGAACTGCTCGGCATCCCCTTCGACGGCTGGACCCAGGTCGGCCTCTTCCCCGTCGCCTACACGAAGGGCACCGACTTCAAGCCCGCCCCCCGCATCCCCACCGACGACCTCATCCACTGGGACACCTGGTAG